GGGCTTTGTTGCCTCAACCTATATGAGAGGCATTGAGTACCTGAACGTCTCCACAACGTTGCTGGGCATGGTGGATGCGGCCATTGGCGGCAAGACGGGGGTCAACCTGGCTGGAGGGAAGAATCTTTACGGTTCGTTCTGGCAACCGAGTGCTCTGCTGTGTGACCTGACTTTCTTAACCACGCTACCGAGGCGTGAGTGGCTGAGCGGAGCTGGTGAGTTAGCGAAATATAGTTTCTTGACGCCAGAGCCAATCGCAAGTTTAGGGTTGGCTGATCAGATCTACGCTGCCCAGCGTCTCAAGGAGTCCTACGTTGCAGGCGACGAGCGCGAGGCAGGACGTCGGAGCCTTCTCAACTATGGGCACACGCTCGGGCACGGCATTGAGGGCGCCTCGCTCGCTCAGGGATCACATGGCGATATTTCCCACGGTGAGGCGGTGGCCGTCGGTTTGGTCTTCGCTGCGAGACTGGCGGAGCGTCTCGGCCGGATTGATGAGGAACGCGTGCTCCAACACCAGCGTGTCGTCGCGGCATACGGTTTGGAATCAAGGCTTCCGTTCGGACTCGAAATCGAAGAGCTGTTGCGCTATATGCGCCATGACAAGAAGAACCACAGAGGGTTCAGCTTCGTTCTCGATGGTCCAGTGGGGCTTGAACTGGTTCACGACGTCGACGAGTCCCAGATTCGCCGAACGCTCGAGGAGTACCCAAGGATGGAGGCCAAGGATGCAGTCCGCTGAAGCGCGCCCTCAAAGCGGCGTCGCAATGCGTGTCATTGTGTTGGTGCATGGACCCAACCTCAACTTGCTTGGTCAGCGACAACCCGAGATCTACGGCACCACGACACTCGATGAGCTGACGCAGTTAGCAGCGCAGACGGCCACAGACTTAGGTTATGGGTTTGTCAGTCATCAAACCAACAGCGAGGCAGAGCTCGTTGATGTGATCCATGGGCTTGGTGTTGAAACCGCGGCACTGGTTCTCAATGCGGGCGCCTTCACCCATTACTCCTGGGCGATTGCGGATGCTATCGCTGCGAAGCGTATTCCCACCATCGAGCTGCACATCTCTAACCCGGCGGCTCGGGAGGACTTTCGCACTATCTCTGTGCTCTCGGCGGTCGCGAGTGGATCGATTGCCGGATTTGGCTCGATCGGCTATGTCTTGGCGGTCCAGGCGGCAGCCCTGCTCGATCAAGGAGGCGACAGCCGTCACGGCTGAAGATTCGCTGGGTCTTGGTCTTCTGTATCCAGATAGGGTCGACGGTGGCATTAGTATCGTCTAAGGATTCCCTAACTCATGGCGTGGTCGCACCGAATCCTTGCCAAATGGCGGTATCGGTGGTAAACGCGGATAGCGGGCCGACATGAGTGGGACATAAAGAAGGAGAGCCGTGTCGTCAAGACCGCGTAACAGAGCTGACTACACCCTTGCGACGGAGACCCCAAAGAGAAGGAAGCGGCGTCTGCTCTGGGTGGTGCTGGTAGTGGCTGTCGCCGTCATCGTTGAGTTGTTGATTGTCTACCCTAACAAAATCACCAAGGTGCAACAACAGGCCGACTTCAAGGGTTTTGTTGTCTCGATGCGCAGCGACGTGCTCGGCTGCCAAGTGGCCCTCCAGGATGGGTACCATGCCCTTGCACGGATCCATGCTGGGGATACCAAGCAATTGAGTGTGGCCAACACTATCCTTCAACAGGATGAGGCCTACTGTACGCTGGCCGTGAACTCGGACCTGTACAATCTAGCAACCCTTTCACCTCCGAATGATCTGAATCAGTTCAACTTGACCCCGGTCGCCCACAACCTCTACGCTTGGGCCTATCCCGGTGCGGCTGGCATCCTGGCTGACTCCGAGACGTTGCTAACCCAACCGGACAATCAGAGGGCGATCCAGAACCTCCGGACTCGCGTGCACAACATGGATATGCTGCTCAATTCCGTCAACAGTGACTTAAGCAAGGTCTCGGCCCAGCTGCACCTTACGCCCCAGACGGTGAGTTTGAATCCCTTGACGGATATGCCATCCTTTGTGCGTGCCCAGCTGTAGCATTTGGGTGGTGCTCGTATCCCGATAACCCGCAAGAGTGAGGGTCATGATGCTGAAACTGGCGACCCGAGTATCAGCAATCGTTGTATCGCGTGACAGCGGGTTAGTGTGATGCTGGTGGATGAGGGCGGTACTGGCTAGCGACCGCTCCAAGAACGCCATTGAGGAACTTGGGTGAGTCCTCAGTCGAGAGGAGGTCACCGAGTCTCAGCGCCTCTGCGATGACCACCGAGGTCGGGATCTCGGGTTTGAAGCGTAATTCCCAGACCCCAAGGGTCAGGATCGAGCGGTCGACAGGGTTCAGTCGACTGAGGCTCCAGTCATAGAGGTGCTCAGTGATGGTTGCTTCGATGACGACCTGTTCGCGATCGATAGCCGCAATGCGCTCGGTCACAAAAGGGGGATAGGAGCGGGCCTTGTCCCCTAGGACGGCCATCGGGGACAGCTGGCGGAGCAAGGACTCATAGAGGATGCTGATCACTTGTTCTCTGAGTACACGCGAATGCTCAACGGCATCGGCGTGTGAGCGGTTTTGGGTCATGATCTAGGCACGGGTGAGATATTCACCGCTTCTGGTATCAACTTTGATGCGGTCTCCCTGGTTTACGAAGAGCGGAACCTGCACTACGTGCCCAGTCTCTAAGGTCGCTGGCTTGCGAGCGCCAGAGACTCGGTCTCCCTGGAGCCCGGGTTCAGTCGCTGTTATCGTGAGTTCGACGGCCGCAGGGAGCTCCACGCCGACGATGGCACCCTCGTAGGTGGAGATCGTTGCGGTAGCGTTTTCGACCAGAAAGTTCTTGGTCGTTCCGAGGGCGGCATCTGAAACGCTGAGTTGTTCGTAGGTCTGGGAGTCCATGAAGATGTAGTCGACCCCATCGTTGTAAAGGTACTGCATCTCGCGCTTGTCGATGATCGCCTGCTCGATCTTCTCGTCGGCACGGTAGGTGCGATCAATCACGGCCCCGGTGCGGAGATTCTTCAGCTTGGTGCGGACGAAGGCTCCCCCCTTGCCAGGCTTGACGTGTTGGAACTCGATCACCGTAAACAGACCGTCAGAGATCTCCAGGGTCATTCCATTCTTCAAGTCGTTGGTGGTGGTTGAGACCGACATCGATTGCTCCTCGTATTGGGTGACTGGTACGCGTATGGCTGACGGCAGGAATTGCCGTGTTTGCCCATTCTACCTGTCAGATGACCGATTCAGCCGAGGCTGATCCCCACCTCTGCGGAGTGGGAGAGTGCAATGGGTGAGGTTGACGTGGTGAGATACAGATCTTCAAGTCTGATCCCGAAGTCTTCGGCGTAGTACAGTCCAGGCTCGACCGTGATGCACATCGTCGGTTCAACGGCGATATCGACCGCTGTTGAGGTGAAAGGAAATTCATGGATCTCAAGACCAACCCCATGCCCGACCCCATGAAGGAGGTGCTCTTCGACTCCGTGATCTTGTAGATACCTACGGGTCGCCACCTCCACGGCATTGACGGTGTTGCCCGGTCGCAACTGGGCGACACCGGCGGCCTTAGCTGCTAAGACGATCTCATAGGCGCGGCGATAACGATCGGGGGGATCGCCGAGGTAGAAGGAGCGTGTGGAGTCCGAGCAATAGCCATCAACCATCGCTCCGAAGTCGACCACGACTGGCGTAGGGGCCTCGATCCGCTGGCGAGTTGGCTGTGCATGGGGGAGTGAGGTGCGCGGACCAGACGCCACGATGGTCGGGAACGATACTCCTTCACCTCCGCATTCACGTACGTAGTACTCAAACCAGCCGGCGAGTTCGAGTTCGGTGGGGGCGCTGGCTAGGTGAGCGAGCGTTTTGGTGATGGCGCGATCGGCAACCTCGGCGGCCAGCGTGATGGATGCGATCTCGCCATCCTCCTTCTTAGCCCGCATCATCGCGAGTGAGGCAGAGATGTCGGTGAGTCCCAGACCAGACTTTTCGAGCGCGAGATAGTTGGTCAGTTGAAGAGACCCCAAATCCACCGCAATTTGGCCCGCTATTGCAATGGTGATAAGTAATCCTTCAGGACCGAGGATCGGACGGGTGTCGATCTGAACATCAGCACCATGTCGTTGTGC
The window above is part of the Ferrimicrobium sp. genome. Proteins encoded here:
- a CDS encoding 3-dehydroquinate synthase family protein produces the protein MRELGPLGTFVNVADLDGDHGPPRAYGLSVGGAEIPALLGAHAWDSLGEFIPAHWSRVVLITQSAIPGSFALDSDVTWVFIPGGEEAKKPSVAAELAQRLVELGLDRRSGLVAVGGGVVTDLVGFVASTYMRGIEYLNVSTTLLGMVDAAIGGKTGVNLAGGKNLYGSFWQPSALLCDLTFLTTLPRREWLSGAGELAKYSFLTPEPIASLGLADQIYAAQRLKESYVAGDEREAGRRSLLNYGHTLGHGIEGASLAQGSHGDISHGEAVAVGLVFAARLAERLGRIDEERVLQHQRVVAAYGLESRLPFGLEIEELLRYMRHDKKNHRGFSFVLDGPVGLELVHDVDESQIRRTLEEYPRMEAKDAVR
- the nusB gene encoding transcription antitermination factor NusB, producing the protein MTQNRSHADAVEHSRVLREQVISILYESLLRQLSPMAVLGDKARSYPPFVTERIAAIDREQVVIEATITEHLYDWSLSRLNPVDRSILTLGVWELRFKPEIPTSVVIAEALRLGDLLSTEDSPKFLNGVLGAVASQYRPHPPASH
- the efp gene encoding elongation factor P; this translates as MSVSTTTNDLKNGMTLEISDGLFTVIEFQHVKPGKGGAFVRTKLKNLRTGAVIDRTYRADEKIEQAIIDKREMQYLYNDGVDYIFMDSQTYEQLSVSDAALGTTKNFLVENATATISTYEGAIVGVELPAAVELTITATEPGLQGDRVSGARKPATLETGHVVQVPLFVNQGDRIKVDTRSGEYLTRA
- a CDS encoding type II 3-dehydroquinate dehydratase — translated: MQSAEARPQSGVAMRVIVLVHGPNLNLLGQRQPEIYGTTTLDELTQLAAQTATDLGYGFVSHQTNSEAELVDVIHGLGVETAALVLNAGAFTHYSWAIADAIAAKRIPTIELHISNPAAREDFRTISVLSAVASGSIAGFGSIGYVLAVQAAALLDQGGDSRHG
- a CDS encoding M24 family metallopeptidase, which translates into the protein MTMRSNYLHTQTSNSRAIHRNRSEDLGNIAGTARLAKITQILDDCRADFLFSDHLELIHYLTGFRGSNGTLLLRRHPAPTTYLCTDGRYLEQAALQAQRHGADVQIDTRPILGPEGLLITIAIAGQIAVDLGSLQLTNYLALEKSGLGLTDISASLAMMRAKKEDGEIASITLAAEVADRAITKTLAHLASAPTELELAGWFEYYVRECGGEGVSFPTIVASGPRTSLPHAQPTRQRIEAPTPVVVDFGAMVDGYCSDSTRSFYLGDPPDRYRRAYEIVLAAKAAGVAQLRPGNTVNAVEVATRRYLQDHGVEEHLLHGVGHGVGLEIHEFPFTSTAVDIAVEPTMCITVEPGLYYAEDFGIRLEDLYLTTSTSPIALSHSAEVGISLG